The proteins below are encoded in one region of Methanofollis aquaemaris:
- the carA gene encoding glutamine-hydrolyzing carbamoyl-phosphate synthase small subunit: MKAVLGLEDGEFVVGEGFGVEGSCSGELVFSTQMTGYMEALTDPSYAGQLLMFTFPLVGNYGVDHDNFQSPGVHALGCITREVCAHPASLPSLPDFFEENNLFGITGVDTRRLTVKTREHGTMRAALLVGSDDGEEAVRMARAAPDIAENDLIPQVSCDEPFRIPGRGKRIAVMDLGVKKNIVISLARRGADLYLFPHDATPAEIGACEPEALFITNGPGDPQRATGAINAVKHYLGELPIFGICMGNQVAGLALGAETYKMKFGHRGSNQPVRHMNGQIYITTQNHGFAVDAETLPEGCRVAYENVNDGSLEGFCDEDLNLFCVQFHPEAHGGPHDTERPIFDLMYRRIV; this comes from the coding sequence ATGAAGGCGGTTCTGGGTCTTGAAGACGGCGAATTCGTTGTCGGAGAGGGATTTGGTGTTGAAGGCTCCTGTTCCGGGGAACTGGTCTTCAGCACGCAGATGACGGGGTACATGGAGGCGCTGACCGACCCGAGTTATGCGGGTCAGCTCCTGATGTTCACCTTCCCTCTTGTCGGCAATTATGGTGTAGACCATGATAATTTTCAGAGTCCGGGGGTGCATGCCCTTGGGTGCATTACACGGGAAGTGTGCGCCCATCCGGCATCTCTTCCCTCACTCCCTGACTTTTTTGAAGAAAACAATCTTTTTGGCATCACCGGCGTCGACACCCGGAGGCTCACCGTCAAGACGAGGGAGCACGGGACGATGCGGGCCGCCCTCCTCGTCGGGAGCGACGATGGCGAGGAAGCGGTGCGGATGGCCCGCGCCGCCCCCGACATCGCGGAGAACGACCTCATCCCGCAGGTCTCCTGCGACGAACCCTTCCGCATCCCCGGCAGGGGCAAGCGGATCGCGGTCATGGACCTCGGGGTCAAGAAGAACATCGTGATCAGCCTCGCCAGGCGCGGCGCGGATCTCTACCTCTTCCCGCACGACGCCACGCCCGCAGAGATCGGCGCATGCGAGCCGGAGGCTCTCTTTATCACCAACGGTCCCGGCGACCCGCAACGGGCCACCGGCGCCATCAACGCAGTGAAGCACTACCTGGGCGAACTGCCGATCTTCGGGATCTGCATGGGCAACCAGGTGGCCGGCCTCGCCCTCGGGGCAGAGACCTACAAGATGAAGTTCGGGCACCGCGGCTCGAACCAGCCGGTCAGGCACATGAACGGACAGATCTACATCACCACACAGAACCACGGCTTTGCGGTGGACGCCGAGACCCTCCCCGAGGGGTGCCGGGTCGCCTACGAGAATGTCAACGACGGCAGTCTCGAAGGTTTCTGCGACGAAGACCTCAACCTCTTCTGTGTTCAGTTCCACCCCGAAGCACACGGCGGACCGCACGATACCGAACGTCCTATCTTCGACCTGATGTACAGGAGGATCGTCTGA
- a CDS encoding flavodoxin family protein translates to MAEAVLLRSAEVEVRGEGCELLLYSEDFSRVLPGMIRYTVELRAAGDVLYSYHTNTYEYPPGTLQNAHNVAMTAFFRLKEELPHRPDAFLLHPPEPLPARQPRAPAAEVVLLQGSPRPHGNSAVLAGWVADRCGEAGLRCEVISPDSLGVEPCTGCYRCFNSGRCVIEDRMDEVITALDHARLIVVCTPVYTETVPAALKAVIDRCQTLRAGRALSGVQGRGQAGLLLAVAGRRGPENFVCVRRVVGAFFTSLGVRAAGEVLVDGVDELTDIRTMPGWEEEVRGRLSGVLEGVGAAPRL, encoded by the coding sequence ATGGCTGAGGCGGTGCTGCTGCGATCGGCGGAGGTTGAGGTGAGGGGAGAGGGGTGTGAACTTCTCCTCTACAGCGAGGACTTTTCCAGGGTGCTTCCGGGGATGATACGCTATACTGTGGAACTGCGTGCTGCCGGGGACGTGCTGTACTCGTATCACACCAACACCTACGAGTACCCGCCGGGCACTCTGCAGAACGCACACAACGTCGCCATGACCGCGTTTTTCCGGTTGAAAGAGGAGCTTCCGCACAGGCCCGACGCCTTCCTCCTCCACCCGCCCGAGCCCCTGCCCGCCAGGCAGCCGCGCGCACCCGCGGCCGAAGTGGTGCTCCTCCAGGGCAGTCCGCGCCCGCATGGGAACTCGGCGGTCCTTGCCGGGTGGGTGGCGGACCGGTGCGGTGAGGCGGGGCTGCGCTGCGAGGTCATCTCGCCGGACAGTCTCGGGGTGGAGCCCTGCACCGGGTGTTACCGCTGTTTCAATTCGGGCAGGTGCGTCATCGAGGACCGGATGGACGAGGTGATCACAGCTCTGGACCATGCGCGGCTCATCGTCGTCTGCACGCCGGTGTATACCGAGACCGTTCCGGCGGCGCTGAAGGCGGTCATCGACCGATGCCAGACTCTCCGCGCGGGGCGCGCCCTCTCCGGGGTGCAGGGACGGGGGCAGGCCGGGCTCCTTCTTGCGGTGGCCGGGCGCAGGGGCCCGGAGAACTTTGTGTGTGTGCGGCGGGTCGTCGGTGCGTTCTTCACCTCCCTCGGGGTCAGGGCGGCAGGCGAGGTGCTCGTCGACGGGGTGGACGAACTGACCGATATCAGGACGATGCCGGGATGGGAGGAGGAGGTGCGGGGGCGTCTCTCCGGGGTGCTGGAGGGGGTCGGGGCGGCGCCGCGTCTCTAG
- the ilvD gene encoding dihydroxy-acid dehydratase, protein MRSDLVKKGYPRAPNRSLLRALGITEREMDLPFIGIADAFNTIVPGHLHLRELARKAAEGVAAGGGVPFEFGVIGVCDGIAMGHTGMRYSLPSRENIADAVELMVEAHRFDGLVCVGTCDKIVPGMLMAAARCDLPTIVVTGGPMLPGSLGGRELTLTDVFEGVGKVAAGTMTEGELHDLECAAMPGCGSCQGLYTANTMACMTEAMGLSLPGCAATPAVDAAKLRLARESGEAVVRLVEKGTSAREIVTLESLRNAVRVDMALGGSTNTVLHLMAVATEAGVPLSLDDFNEIGESVPHLSSMQPGGPHSMVALHRAGGIPAVLHVLSDLLEDAVTVSGERIGEIAEKARVLDRTVIRPRTDPVHAAGGLRVLRGSFAPDGAVVKCAAVDDAMWRHTGPARVFDGEDAAMHAILAQEIREGDVVVIRYEGPQGGPGMPEMLSPTSALMGLGYTRVALVTDGRFSGGTRGPCIGHVAPEAAAGGPIALVREGDRIAVDLFARRIDLLVDEKILNERRAAWQPPEPDLRGVLKRYAASVGQADTGAVLR, encoded by the coding sequence ATGAGAAGCGACCTTGTCAAGAAAGGATATCCCAGGGCACCGAACCGCTCCCTCCTGCGGGCGCTCGGGATTACCGAACGCGAGATGGACCTGCCCTTCATCGGGATCGCCGACGCCTTCAACACCATCGTTCCCGGCCACCTCCACCTCAGAGAACTCGCCAGGAAGGCGGCCGAGGGAGTGGCTGCCGGCGGCGGGGTGCCCTTCGAGTTCGGGGTGATCGGGGTCTGCGACGGGATCGCGATGGGGCATACAGGCATGCGCTATTCACTCCCGAGCCGCGAGAACATCGCCGACGCTGTCGAACTGATGGTCGAGGCGCACCGTTTCGACGGGCTCGTCTGCGTGGGAACCTGCGACAAGATCGTGCCCGGGATGCTGATGGCCGCGGCGCGCTGCGATCTCCCGACGATCGTGGTCACCGGCGGGCCGATGCTCCCCGGTAGCCTGGGCGGGCGTGAACTCACCCTCACCGATGTCTTCGAAGGGGTCGGAAAGGTTGCCGCGGGGACGATGACCGAGGGGGAACTGCACGACCTGGAGTGTGCCGCCATGCCAGGGTGCGGGAGTTGCCAGGGGTTGTACACCGCCAACACGATGGCATGCATGACCGAGGCGATGGGGCTCTCCCTGCCGGGGTGCGCGGCCACTCCTGCGGTTGACGCCGCAAAACTCCGCCTCGCCCGCGAGAGCGGGGAGGCGGTGGTGCGCCTGGTCGAGAAGGGCACGAGCGCACGCGAGATCGTCACCCTGGAGAGTCTGAGAAATGCCGTGAGGGTGGACATGGCCCTCGGCGGTTCGACGAACACGGTGCTCCACCTGATGGCGGTGGCCACCGAGGCCGGGGTGCCGCTCTCCCTCGACGACTTTAATGAGATCGGCGAGAGTGTCCCACACCTCAGCTCCATGCAGCCGGGCGGGCCGCACTCGATGGTCGCCCTCCACCGTGCCGGGGGGATCCCGGCGGTCCTCCACGTACTCTCCGACCTGCTCGAAGACGCGGTCACGGTCTCGGGGGAACGTATCGGAGAGATCGCGGAGAAGGCCCGCGTCCTTGACCGGACAGTGATCAGGCCGCGCACCGATCCCGTGCACGCGGCCGGGGGCCTGCGGGTGCTGCGCGGGAGCTTCGCCCCCGACGGGGCGGTGGTCAAGTGTGCCGCGGTCGACGATGCGATGTGGCGGCACACCGGGCCGGCCCGCGTCTTCGACGGCGAGGACGCAGCGATGCACGCGATCCTGGCGCAGGAGATCAGGGAGGGCGACGTCGTGGTGATCAGGTACGAGGGGCCGCAGGGCGGACCAGGAATGCCTGAGATGCTCTCGCCGACCTCGGCCCTGATGGGTCTGGGCTATACGAGGGTGGCCCTGGTCACCGACGGCCGGTTTTCCGGCGGGACGAGAGGGCCGTGCATCGGGCACGTCGCCCCCGAGGCTGCGGCCGGCGGGCCGATCGCTCTCGTCAGGGAGGGAGACCGGATCGCCGTCGACCTCTTCGCACGGCGGATCGACCTCCTCGTCGACGAGAAGATCCTGAACGAGCGGCGGGCCGCGTGGCAACCGCCTGAACCGGATCTCCGCGGAGTCCTGAAACGGTATGCGGCCTCGGTCGGGCAGGCCGATACCGGTGCGGTCCTGCGCTGA
- the cobA gene encoding uroporphyrinogen-III C-methyltransferase, translated as MSGKVTLVGSGPGGLGLLTARAREAIDAAEVILYDQLPGEEILETLPESAEQIDCGKHGGDHTLEQDEIEALMVERARQGKHVVRLKGGDPFLFGRGGEEMETLRAHGIEVEVVPGITSAIAVPESVGIPVTHRRFASQVTILTGHEDPTKGESAMDWQLLAKSRGTIVVLMGIKNLPKIAAALIANGKDSDTPVAIIERGMRPDQQVTTGPLGEIADRARLRGVKPPAVIVIGEVAGLYDGTQVYRP; from the coding sequence GTGAGCGGCAAAGTCACGCTGGTGGGTTCGGGGCCAGGAGGCCTCGGCCTTCTCACGGCAAGAGCGCGCGAGGCGATCGACGCTGCGGAGGTCATCCTCTACGACCAGCTCCCCGGCGAAGAGATCCTCGAAACCCTCCCGGAGAGCGCCGAGCAGATCGACTGCGGCAAGCACGGCGGGGACCACACCCTCGAACAGGACGAGATCGAGGCCCTCATGGTCGAGCGTGCACGGCAGGGCAAACATGTCGTCAGGCTCAAGGGCGGAGACCCCTTCCTCTTCGGCCGGGGCGGGGAAGAGATGGAGACCCTGCGGGCGCACGGGATCGAGGTCGAGGTCGTCCCCGGCATCACCTCCGCGATCGCCGTTCCCGAGTCTGTCGGGATCCCGGTGACCCACCGGCGCTTCGCCTCCCAGGTGACGATCCTCACCGGGCACGAGGATCCGACGAAGGGGGAGTCGGCCATGGACTGGCAACTCCTGGCAAAGAGCAGGGGGACGATCGTGGTGCTGATGGGGATCAAAAACCTCCCCAAGATCGCCGCCGCCCTCATCGCCAACGGCAAGGATTCCGACACGCCGGTAGCTATCATCGAGCGCGGGATGCGACCTGATCAGCAGGTGACGACCGGGCCGCTCGGGGAGATCGCCGACCGCGCCCGTCTGCGCGGGGTGAAGCCCCCGGCGGTCATCGTCATCGGCGAGGTTGCCGGGCTGTACGACGGTACCCAGGTCTACCGGCCCTGA
- a CDS encoding carbonic anhydrase: MIERFLEGNTTFVEGEFTEHNEYYQELASGQSPTVLWIGCSDSRVAPERITGARAGEIFVHRNIGNIVRIGDWNFATILEYAVKHLKVHDIVVCGHSDCGAMKALTAEGESNEAYIPLWLSNAASAMATVEAKTPRPEDAEGLKKWRRLVEEENVRLQLENLRTYPIVREAEREGKVAIHGLYFDLETGLLEKIA; the protein is encoded by the coding sequence ATGATCGAGAGATTTCTTGAAGGCAACACAACCTTCGTCGAGGGTGAATTCACCGAACACAACGAGTATTACCAGGAACTTGCCTCCGGCCAGAGCCCGACGGTCCTCTGGATCGGGTGCTCCGACTCAAGGGTCGCCCCCGAGCGGATCACCGGGGCACGGGCCGGCGAGATCTTTGTCCACCGCAACATCGGCAACATCGTGAGGATCGGCGACTGGAACTTCGCCACTATCCTGGAGTATGCTGTCAAACACCTGAAGGTCCATGACATCGTCGTCTGCGGCCACTCCGACTGCGGGGCAATGAAGGCCCTCACCGCGGAAGGTGAGTCCAACGAGGCCTACATCCCGCTCTGGCTCTCCAACGCTGCGAGTGCCATGGCAACCGTCGAGGCGAAGACACCGAGGCCCGAGGACGCTGAAGGGTTGAAGAAGTGGCGCCGGTTGGTTGAAGAGGAGAATGTCCGTCTCCAGCTTGAAAACCTCCGGACATATCCGATCGTGCGGGAGGCCGAGAGAGAGGGGAAAGTCGCCATTCACGGCCTCTACTTCGACCTCGAAACCGGCTTACTGGAAAAAATCGCGTGA
- the carB gene encoding carbamoyl-phosphate synthase large subunit, with translation MPRNQQIKKALLIGSGPIQIGQAAEFDFSGSQACRALREEGVEVVLVNSNPATIQTDPEMAEKVYIEPLQADIIAKIIEKEKPDGILSGMGGQTGLNMTAELAEIGALDGVEILGTPLEAIYEGEDREKFKALMNRIGEPVPKSMILEHIEDLSQALEVVGLPAIIRPAYTLGGAGGGIAHTEEELRRIVDVGLNRSRIHQVLIEESVMGWKEIEFEVMRDAADTCIIICGMENVDPMGVHTGESVVVAPILTLRDDEFQMMRSAAIKIIRALNVQGGCNIQFAYQNGDYRVIEVNPRVSRSSALASKATGYPIARVAAKIAIGLHLDEITNSVTGVTPASFEPAIDYVVVKVPRWPFDKFKTADRTLTTAMKSTGEVMAIGRTLEEAFKKAMRSLDTDVREHTNANEIRMILTSPTDERFGCLFDAFRQGMSVEEIAGLTRITPFFLEKIKHIVEIEEQLKEEKSEEAVRLAKDYGFSNTEIAELTGMNRETIERIAGRPTYKMVDTCAAEFPAQTPYFYSTWEDENENLHDPRKKVLILGSGPIRIGQGIEFDYCTVHAVQAARDEGVAVHIVNNNPETVSTDFDTSDRLFFEPMQLEDVVNILKNDDYDGVMVQFGGQNSVNLAIPIEEEIARLGLKTRVLGTSPDAMDMAEDRDRFSVLLDKLQIPSAPNGSAYSEEEARKIAGEIGYPVLVRPSYVLGGRAMEIVHDEVELDSYMKEAVRVSRQHPVLIDRFLQDAYELDVDAVCDGDEVLIGGVMEHIEEAGVHSGDSACVIPTQSLPASVINRVKDYTRRIALEMGVVGLINIQLAVKDDVVYVLEANPRASRTVPFVSKATGLPLAKIAAKVMMGRKLAELGYEERTISHVAVKEVLLPFSKLPGVDTVLGPEMKSTGEVMGLDYDFGRAYYKACLAADNDLPLEGNVFISVSDEQKESVVPVARKLQALGLTIYCTGGTAEYLSQSGVEVKMVRKVKEGSPNVVDMMRKGEISLIINIPSDKQSRQDHYTIMRVAIDYSVPYITTLSAAEAAAQAIEVMKHEEITIEPLDHYIGKA, from the coding sequence ATGCCGCGCAACCAGCAGATCAAGAAGGCGTTGCTCATCGGCTCGGGCCCCATCCAGATCGGTCAGGCTGCGGAGTTCGACTTCTCCGGTTCCCAGGCCTGCCGCGCCCTCAGGGAGGAAGGGGTCGAGGTGGTCCTGGTCAACTCCAACCCGGCGACCATCCAGACCGATCCCGAGATGGCCGAGAAGGTCTATATCGAGCCTCTGCAGGCCGACATCATCGCAAAGATCATCGAGAAGGAGAAGCCGGACGGGATCCTCTCGGGGATGGGCGGCCAGACCGGGCTGAACATGACGGCCGAACTCGCCGAGATCGGCGCCCTCGACGGCGTCGAGATCCTGGGCACCCCGCTCGAGGCGATCTACGAGGGCGAGGACCGGGAGAAGTTCAAGGCCCTGATGAACCGGATCGGTGAACCGGTCCCGAAGAGCATGATCCTGGAGCATATCGAAGACCTCAGCCAGGCACTCGAAGTGGTCGGCCTCCCGGCGATCATCAGGCCCGCGTACACCCTCGGCGGTGCGGGCGGCGGGATCGCCCACACCGAGGAAGAACTCCGCCGGATCGTCGACGTCGGTCTCAACCGCTCCCGCATCCACCAGGTGCTCATCGAAGAGTCGGTGATGGGGTGGAAGGAGATCGAGTTCGAGGTGATGCGCGACGCCGCCGACACCTGCATCATCATCTGCGGGATGGAGAACGTCGACCCGATGGGCGTCCACACCGGCGAGTCGGTCGTCGTCGCCCCGATCCTGACGCTGCGCGACGACGAGTTCCAGATGATGCGCTCGGCGGCGATCAAGATCATCCGCGCCCTGAACGTCCAGGGCGGGTGCAACATCCAGTTCGCCTACCAGAACGGCGACTACCGGGTCATCGAGGTCAACCCGCGCGTCTCGCGTTCCTCGGCCCTCGCCTCGAAGGCGACCGGGTACCCGATCGCGCGGGTGGCGGCCAAGATCGCCATCGGGCTGCACCTCGACGAGATCACCAACTCGGTCACCGGCGTGACGCCCGCCTCCTTCGAACCGGCCATCGACTATGTCGTCGTCAAGGTGCCGAGGTGGCCCTTCGACAAGTTCAAGACCGCCGACCGGACGCTCACCACGGCGATGAAGTCGACCGGCGAGGTAATGGCCATCGGCCGGACGCTGGAGGAGGCCTTCAAGAAGGCGATGCGCTCGCTCGACACCGACGTGCGCGAGCACACCAACGCAAACGAGATCAGGATGATCCTCACCAGCCCCACCGACGAGCGCTTCGGCTGTCTCTTCGACGCCTTCAGGCAGGGGATGAGCGTGGAGGAGATCGCCGGTCTCACCAGGATCACCCCCTTCTTCCTGGAGAAGATCAAGCACATCGTCGAGATCGAGGAACAACTCAAGGAGGAGAAGAGCGAGGAGGCGGTCAGGCTTGCCAAGGACTACGGCTTCTCCAACACCGAGATCGCCGAACTCACCGGCATGAACCGGGAGACGATCGAGCGGATCGCCGGTCGGCCGACGTACAAGATGGTCGACACCTGCGCCGCCGAGTTTCCGGCACAGACGCCGTACTTCTACTCCACCTGGGAGGACGAGAACGAGAACCTCCATGACCCGCGCAAGAAGGTGCTCATCCTCGGTTCCGGGCCGATCAGGATCGGGCAGGGGATCGAGTTTGACTACTGCACCGTCCATGCCGTTCAGGCGGCGCGGGACGAGGGCGTCGCGGTCCACATCGTCAACAACAACCCCGAGACGGTCTCCACCGACTTCGACACCTCCGACCGTCTCTTCTTCGAGCCGATGCAGCTCGAAGATGTCGTCAACATCCTCAAGAACGACGACTACGACGGAGTGATGGTCCAGTTCGGCGGGCAGAACTCGGTGAACCTGGCCATCCCGATCGAAGAGGAGATCGCACGCCTCGGGCTCAAGACCAGGGTGCTCGGCACCTCGCCCGACGCCATGGACATGGCCGAGGACCGCGATCGGTTCAGCGTCCTCCTGGACAAACTTCAGATCCCCTCGGCTCCGAACGGCTCGGCCTACTCCGAGGAAGAGGCCAGAAAGATCGCCGGGGAGATCGGGTACCCGGTCCTGGTCAGGCCGAGTTATGTGCTCGGCGGGCGGGCGATGGAGATCGTCCACGACGAGGTGGAACTGGACAGTTACATGAAGGAAGCGGTGCGGGTCTCCAGGCAGCACCCGGTGCTCATCGATCGTTTCCTCCAGGACGCCTATGAACTCGACGTGGACGCGGTCTGCGACGGGGACGAGGTGCTCATCGGCGGGGTGATGGAGCATATCGAGGAGGCCGGCGTCCACTCGGGCGACTCGGCCTGTGTCATCCCCACCCAGTCCCTGCCGGCGTCGGTGATCAACCGGGTGAAGGACTACACCCGCCGGATCGCCCTGGAGATGGGGGTCGTCGGGCTCATCAATATCCAGCTCGCCGTGAAGGACGACGTCGTCTATGTGCTCGAAGCAAACCCGCGGGCAAGCAGGACGGTGCCCTTCGTCTCGAAGGCGACCGGGCTCCCGCTCGCAAAGATCGCCGCGAAGGTGATGATGGGGCGCAAACTCGCCGAACTCGGTTACGAGGAGCGGACCATCTCCCATGTGGCCGTCAAAGAAGTGCTCCTGCCCTTCAGCAAACTCCCCGGCGTCGACACCGTCCTCGGTCCCGAGATGAAGTCGACCGGCGAGGTGATGGGTCTGGACTACGACTTCGGCCGGGCCTACTACAAGGCCTGTCTCGCCGCGGACAACGACCTCCCCCTGGAGGGCAATGTCTTCATCTCGGTCTCCGACGAGCAGAAGGAGTCGGTCGTCCCGGTCGCCAGGAAACTCCAGGCACTCGGGCTGACCATCTACTGCACGGGCGGCACGGCCGAGTATCTCAGCCAGTCCGGGGTCGAGGTGAAGATGGTCAGGAAGGTCAAGGAGGGCTCGCCCAATGTCGTCGACATGATGCGCAAAGGGGAGATCAGCCTGATCATCAACATCCCCTCAGACAAGCAGTCCCGTCAGGACCACTACACCATCATGCGGGTGGCCATCGACTACTCGGTGCCGTACATCACCACCCTCTCCGCGGCCGAGGCGGCGGCGCAGGCGATCGAGGTGATGAAGCACGAGGAGATCACCATCGAACCCCTCGACCACTATATCGGGAAGGCCTGA
- a CDS encoding SAF domain-containing protein, with protein sequence MMTLGGQDGMVPGPVLTRRASDGLSGLPKYFKPTNAVEDLIEGSDLVVECSGHVLHATEVIEEVMAAGLPVVTMDAETQVTTGSYFAGKGVFSEAEGDQPGCLAALREEALQMGFVPLVYGNIKGYLNHNPTPEEMDYWGKKQGISLDKVTSFTDGTKVQVEQALVANGLGAGIIRPGLLGPGTQDLTAGAEVLAETAILAGGPVSDFILSPGGPAGVFIAALHDDRFKGYLSNFKMGEGPVYTLIRNFHLCNLEIAKTVRRIADGGEPLLNNGPAPVISVATVAKTDLLPGQEIKQGMGSFAVRGSTVRTAEIPEHVPIGLVYDAKVKRRVTAGSVLTWDDLEVPESRAREIWLELQGRQGR encoded by the coding sequence ATGATGACGCTCGGAGGGCAGGACGGGATGGTGCCCGGCCCGGTCCTGACCCGGCGGGCGTCCGACGGCCTTTCCGGCCTGCCAAAATATTTCAAGCCGACCAATGCCGTCGAAGACCTCATCGAAGGTTCCGACCTGGTGGTGGAGTGTTCAGGCCACGTCCTCCATGCGACCGAGGTGATCGAGGAGGTGATGGCCGCCGGCCTGCCGGTGGTCACGATGGATGCGGAGACGCAGGTGACCACGGGTTCGTACTTCGCAGGGAAAGGAGTTTTTTCGGAGGCCGAGGGCGACCAACCGGGATGTCTTGCGGCGCTGCGGGAGGAAGCCCTGCAGATGGGGTTTGTGCCCCTGGTCTATGGGAACATCAAGGGCTACCTCAACCACAATCCCACCCCCGAGGAGATGGACTACTGGGGGAAGAAACAGGGGATCAGCCTGGACAAAGTCACCTCCTTCACCGACGGGACGAAGGTCCAGGTCGAGCAGGCGCTGGTGGCCAATGGGCTGGGTGCCGGGATCATCAGGCCCGGCCTCCTCGGGCCCGGCACCCAGGATCTGACCGCAGGTGCGGAGGTGCTCGCTGAGACGGCGATCCTTGCCGGCGGGCCGGTGAGCGATTTTATCCTCTCCCCCGGCGGACCCGCCGGGGTCTTCATCGCCGCCCTCCATGACGACCGGTTCAAGGGTTATCTCAGCAATTTCAAGATGGGGGAGGGGCCGGTGTACACCCTGATCAGGAACTTCCATCTCTGCAACCTGGAGATCGCAAAGACCGTCCGGCGGATCGCCGACGGAGGAGAACCGCTCCTGAACAACGGCCCGGCCCCGGTGATCTCGGTGGCGACCGTCGCAAAGACCGACCTTCTGCCCGGCCAGGAGATCAAGCAGGGGATGGGGAGTTTTGCGGTGCGCGGGAGCACGGTTCGGACGGCCGAGATCCCGGAGCATGTCCCGATCGGGCTGGTGTATGATGCAAAGGTGAAAAGGAGAGTGACGGCCGGGTCGGTCCTCACCTGGGACGACCTCGAGGTTCCGGAGAGTCGTGCCAGAGAGATCTGGCTGGAACTTCAGGGCCGTCAGGGCCGGTAG
- a CDS encoding dTDP-4-dehydrorhamnose 3,5-epimerase family protein, with product MIDGVKTKPLQFVPDERGRLMEIIRCDDECFKQFGQVYMTTSYPGVVKAWHCHHIQTDNICCVKGMIKLALYDSREDSPTFGQVEEFFFGEHAPILLTIPPRVYHGWKCISEDESIIISTPTEPYNREQPDEYRLPADAPEIPYDWLLLPGRRNG from the coding sequence ATGATCGACGGTGTAAAGACAAAGCCCCTTCAGTTCGTACCTGACGAGCGGGGGCGGTTGATGGAGATCATCAGGTGCGATGATGAATGTTTCAAACAGTTCGGGCAGGTCTATATGACCACCAGTTACCCTGGTGTGGTGAAGGCCTGGCACTGCCATCATATCCAGACCGACAATATCTGCTGTGTGAAAGGGATGATCAAACTTGCCCTGTACGACAGCCGCGAGGACTCCCCGACCTTCGGTCAGGTGGAGGAGTTCTTCTTCGGCGAGCACGCACCCATTCTTCTCACTATCCCACCACGGGTCTACCATGGCTGGAAGTGTATCTCCGAGGATGAGTCGATCATCATCTCGACCCCCACCGAGCCGTACAACCGTGAACAGCCTGACGAGTATCGCCTCCCGGCCGACGCCCCAGAGATCCCGTACGACTGGCTCCTCCTGCCAGGGCGCCGGAACGGCTAA